In the Cryptococcus neoformans var. neoformans JEC21 chromosome 1, complete sequence genome, one interval contains:
- a CDS encoding expressed protein produces the protein MLNPRSLRFDTRQIDYTHHHHDYDYTLPKSTLISLIIGVGTFAVTSILVVFSLRIYLRRRSLRRAQAMSGSGEDLREIMREYLDEGVKGNEGTKPEMWEVEMKYEDEITQPLTLREPTSTRPHLAQPDISKAISIFIAFPAPYSSGPDDLPEIVLGTAIFHQSTLSSTISRFSENEKTLSRNTSEEGSYVVKDKNTEKDGTNVVVQALEYV, from the exons ATGCTCAACCCACGCTCTCTACGCTTCGACACCAGGCAAATAGATTAtactcatcatcatcatgactACGACTACACCCTCCCAAAATCTACACTCATCTCCCTTATAATCGGCGTTGGCACATTTGCTGTTACGTCCATATTGGTTGTTTTCTCCCTCCGAATCTATCTCAGGAGACGGTCGCTTAGACGAGCTCAAGCTATGAGTGGAAGTGGCGAAGATTTGAGAGAGATAATGAGAGAGTATCTCGATGAAGGAGTAAAGGGAAATGAAGGGACAAAACCTGAGATgtgggaggtggagatgaaaTATGAGGACGAGATTACTCAG CCACTCACACTTCGCGAACCGACTTCTACTCGTCCGCACCTCGCTCAACCTGATATTTCGAAAGCGATATCCATTTTTATCGCTTTCCCTGCTCCTTATTCCTCTGGCCCTGACGACCTCCCAGAGATCGTACTTGGCACAGCGATTTTCCATCAATCGACATTGTCGTCCACAATCTCCCGCTTTTCGGAGAACGAAAAGACTCTTTCAAGAAATACATCAGAGGAGGGGAGTTATGTAGTGAAAGATAAGAATACAGAGAAAGACGGGACAAACGTCGTCGTTCAGGCTTTGGAATACGTCTGA